In Vibrio alginolyticus NBRC 15630 = ATCC 17749, the sequence GTAATGCTGCTTAGGCTTACTCAGTGATTGAGGCTTGTTTGCTGAATGCGTATTGCTCGATGCATCTGGTTTACGGTGCGATTTACCATGCTCGCCTTGCGGTCTGCTGCGTTCACCTTGTGATTTCGCTTTGTAATGTTCTTTAGCTGGACATCCGCCTTCATCATCACGCTGACGACGCTTTTGTTGACCTTTTTTCGAGTTTGGTGCATGACGGAATTCATCAGCATTGTTACCGCGGAAAGTTCGTGTCTTCTGGTTACGACGAGCAGTAGAATCTTGGTTTTCTTCACGGCTATCAAACAGCTTCGCGTCGGTCGCTTTACGAATGTTGCGACCTCTAGAGTCTGTTTTTGATGCTTCTTCTGTACCTACCGAGCCTTCACACATTGCTAGGATCTCTGCCACTTCTTCGTCACTTAGATAACGCCATTTTCCATTCGGAATACCATCAAGAGAGATATTCATGATGCGAACGCGACGCAGCTTGAATACTTCATAGCCCAGCGCTTCACACATGCGACGGATCTGACGGTTAAGTCCTTGAGTGAGCACAATACGGAAAGAGAATTTAGTCTCTTTTGTTACCTTACAAGGTAGGGTGACTGTGTCGAGAATCTTAACGCCACTCGACATCTGTTTGAGAAACTCGCCTGTAATTGGCTTGTCCACGCGTACGACGTACTCTTTTTCGTGGCTGTTGCCTGCGCGAAGGATTTTGTTCACGATGTCGCCATCGTTGGTCAAAAAGATCAGACCATCAGAGGGTTTGTCTAAGCGGCCGATCGGAAAGATACGTTTTTGGTGGCCGATGAAATCAACGATGTTTCCAGGGACGTCTCTCTCAGTTGTACAGGTGATGCCTGTTGGTTTATTGAGAGCGATATAAATCGGCTTCTCTTTTGCTGCCACTGGCTTACCATCCACACAAACATCATCACCAGGTAGCACTTTTGTCCCCATTTCAGGTTTGTTGCCATTAATGGTGACACGGCCTTGCTCAATTAGTCTGTCTGCTTCACGGCGTGAGCAAAACCCCGTTTCACTGATGAATTTATTTAATCGTTTAGCGTTGTCTTGTGACATTTTTGTCTCCTAACGTTTCACAACGGCGAATGAAGCTCCCTTCCTTTAAGGGGAAGGAAGAATAAGGGCGGGCATTCTAGCATTAGGGTGAAATTTAGCCTAACCGTTTTTGGTGACGTTCGCGGGTTTCTAATTTCTTTTCCGCACTTTTTCTAAGTAGGACGTAAACGGCTCCAGTTCCACCGTGAAAGCGTTGCGCACTATGGACGCATTGGACTTCCTTTATTTGTCGTAGCCAACTGCTAACAAAGCTTTTCATCATTGCAGGTGGATTTGAGCGTTCTCCTCGACCATGGACGATAACGACCGTTCTAATGTCCATTGATAGGCATTGCTTTAAAAACGTCACGACTTCATCACGTGCTTCTTTCAATGTTTTACGGTGCAAATCCAAGCGAGCTTGGATTGGATACTTACCAAGGCGAAGTTTGCGGTAAACCCCGTCCTGTACACCATCACGTTTGAACTCAACAAAGTCCTCTGGCTTGAGCATTTCAGCGTGATCAAGTGATAGGTATTCTGGGTCATCTTCCGTTAACCAGATTGCTGCTTCGCGTTTTGCGAGTTGTGCTTCTGTTACTTGGTGTACTTTTTTGTGTTCGGTGGTGTCTTGAGTGATTGGCTTTACATCGCCCATCATCTGTTGAAATAGATCAAAATCGTCGTCGTGAGACATAGCAGTAATCTCATTAAGAACAGGGAAGAATAATAGGATTATATCAATGAGTGGTGCATTGAGATCAAATAAAAAACCGGAGTAGGCAAGTAACCGACTCCGGTGCAAAGCGTTTCTAGAGCTAAGCGAGATCTAGTGAGGAGATTTGTCGTTCATGATCTTGTATATGAAGAAACCGCCGTAAAATAACATCAGACCAATTGCCCCAAAAATTACTATCATTGACGATAGACCCACTGCATTACCAAATAGGAGATCAAGCCAAAAGTCCATACGTTTCCTCCAAGATGTTCCCGACAGGAATAAACTAAATGGCGGTGTCTTGTTGCACACTGATCTGGATCAATTATGTTGCTAAGGTTAATAAACTGTATTTTGTTGTGAGTTATCAGTCACATTTTACGTGCTAGTGTTCAGTTATTCATCAAACGAATTAAGACCTAAGGTTTTTTTGTAAAAAGCACTTGCGCCACAGTTCAGAATCCGTAATATACGCATTCGTTGACGGGGACAATTCCTCAGTTAAACATCTCGGTGAATAGCGCAGCTTGGTAGCGCATCTGGTTTGGGACCAGAGGGTCGGGG encodes:
- the rluF gene encoding 23S rRNA pseudouridine(2604) synthase RluF; translated protein: MSQDNAKRLNKFISETGFCSRREADRLIEQGRVTINGNKPEMGTKVLPGDDVCVDGKPVAAKEKPIYIALNKPTGITCTTERDVPGNIVDFIGHQKRIFPIGRLDKPSDGLIFLTNDGDIVNKILRAGNSHEKEYVVRVDKPITGEFLKQMSSGVKILDTVTLPCKVTKETKFSFRIVLTQGLNRQIRRMCEALGYEVFKLRRVRIMNISLDGIPNGKWRYLSDEEVAEILAMCEGSVGTEEASKTDSRGRNIRKATDAKLFDSREENQDSTARRNQKTRTFRGNNADEFRHAPNSKKGQQKRRQRDDEGGCPAKEHYKAKSQGERSRPQGEHGKSHRKPDASSNTHSANKPQSLSKPKQHYMNPNAAKPSKPAKRTGGTLSLKK
- a CDS encoding DUF3149 domain-containing protein, which translates into the protein MDFWLDLLFGNAVGLSSMIVIFGAIGLMLFYGGFFIYKIMNDKSPH
- the smrA gene encoding DNA endonuclease SmrA — its product is MSHDDDFDLFQQMMGDVKPITQDTTEHKKVHQVTEAQLAKREAAIWLTEDDPEYLSLDHAEMLKPEDFVEFKRDGVQDGVYRKLRLGKYPIQARLDLHRKTLKEARDEVVTFLKQCLSMDIRTVVIVHGRGERSNPPAMMKSFVSSWLRQIKEVQCVHSAQRFHGGTGAVYVLLRKSAEKKLETRERHQKRLG